Proteins encoded in a region of the Moritella marina ATCC 15381 genome:
- the tilS gene encoding tRNA lysidine(34) synthetase TilS, which yields MATNIDIFSTFQNSLFPLTARPLQIVLAYSGGLDSHVLLHLLSRYKELYPQHDYLAVHVHHGLSDNADAWLAHCQLTAAALDINLIAEKVVLNVGSRESLEAKARTARYEVIAKHLNGESLLLLGQHLDDQLETFLLQLKRGAGVKGLSAMAANMPFALQKNGQIVRPLLTQPQQALVDYATQANLSWVEDESNNDASYDRNFLRHQIIPSLKQRWPNIAHTVHRSAQLCAEQQALADEIAELDLIRCQQPFSGLKISELVKLSKIRRNNVIRFWLTLQFLPMPSRHHLDKLWQEVVHAAADANPQLSWQAGEFRRYQGVLYNQQKHAQLKDFVITLKHTQNQVIPLPDNIGLLHLQSEPIDALQTQSRKNDEIATDEAVDAYHIGMFIKKPLDNEEVTIRFRGEGKCHPIGRSGSRSMKKLYQEYQIAPWLRDRIPLVYYDEQLVCAIGLWVCKGYAEQEGLHWYITR from the coding sequence GTGGCTACGAACATCGATATCTTCTCTACATTTCAGAATTCGTTATTCCCGCTAACGGCGAGACCGTTGCAAATCGTACTTGCCTATAGCGGTGGCTTAGATTCGCATGTGTTATTACACTTACTTAGCCGCTACAAAGAATTATATCCGCAGCATGACTATCTTGCCGTCCATGTCCATCATGGTTTAAGTGATAATGCCGATGCGTGGTTGGCGCATTGCCAATTAACCGCCGCGGCTTTAGATATTAATTTGATCGCTGAAAAGGTTGTCCTTAATGTTGGCTCTCGTGAAAGTTTAGAAGCGAAAGCGCGTACTGCACGCTATGAAGTAATAGCTAAACACCTTAACGGTGAGTCACTGTTATTACTAGGACAGCATCTCGATGATCAGCTGGAAACTTTCTTGTTACAGCTCAAGCGTGGTGCGGGTGTAAAGGGGTTATCGGCGATGGCTGCCAATATGCCTTTTGCATTACAAAAAAACGGTCAAATAGTCAGACCTTTACTCACTCAGCCGCAACAAGCGCTGGTAGATTATGCTACGCAAGCTAATCTAAGCTGGGTTGAGGATGAAAGTAATAATGACGCCAGTTATGATCGTAATTTCTTACGTCATCAAATTATCCCCAGCTTAAAACAGCGCTGGCCAAACATTGCACATACAGTTCATCGTAGTGCTCAACTCTGCGCTGAGCAGCAAGCACTAGCTGATGAAATTGCAGAACTGGATCTTATTCGTTGCCAGCAGCCGTTCTCCGGATTAAAAATCAGTGAGCTGGTTAAGTTATCTAAAATTCGCCGTAACAATGTCATTCGTTTTTGGCTTACTTTACAATTTTTACCTATGCCAAGTCGTCATCATTTAGATAAGCTATGGCAAGAAGTGGTGCATGCTGCTGCTGATGCCAATCCACAATTAAGTTGGCAGGCAGGAGAGTTTCGCCGTTATCAAGGTGTGCTTTATAATCAGCAGAAACATGCGCAGTTAAAAGACTTCGTTATCACGCTTAAACATACCCAAAATCAAGTCATTCCGTTACCGGATAATATTGGGTTATTACATTTACAGAGTGAACCAATCGACGCCTTACAAACACAATCGCGAAAGAATGATGAGATTGCTACGGATGAAGCAGTTGATGCATACCATATAGGCATGTTTATCAAAAAACCGTTAGATAATGAGGAGGTGACGATTCGTTTTCGCGGTGAAGGGAAATGTCACCCCATTGGACGTAGTGGTTCGCGTAGTATGAAGAAATTATATCAAGAATACCAAATAGCGCCTTGGTTACGGGATCGCATTCCGTTAGTTTATTATGATGAGCAGTTGGTGTGTGCGATTGGACTTTGGGTGTGTAAAGGTTACGCAGAACAAGAGGGCTTACATTGGTATATTACTCGTTAA
- the hutZ gene encoding heme utilization protein HutZ produces MIMNKQERLENRLQPKIAEFREERQTLVLSTLSEDGFPHISYAPFVRLADGYYILISEIAEHTQNLLVNKNLSFMLLEDEQDAKQIFARHRLTYKANAEVMSRESESWALAIPALEARFGEIVSNLSGLSDFRLFRIEPQKGRYVRGFGKAYTVNGNDDIDFVHLEQGHKQIKEEVNA; encoded by the coding sequence ATGATAATGAACAAACAAGAACGTTTAGAGAATCGCTTACAGCCAAAAATTGCAGAGTTTAGAGAAGAGCGTCAAACATTAGTATTATCGACATTAAGCGAAGATGGCTTCCCACATATTAGTTATGCGCCTTTTGTGCGTTTAGCTGACGGCTATTATATCTTAATCAGTGAAATTGCTGAGCATACTCAGAATCTATTGGTTAATAAAAACCTATCATTCATGTTATTAGAAGATGAGCAGGACGCGAAACAAATCTTCGCCCGCCATCGCCTAACATACAAAGCCAATGCAGAAGTGATGTCTCGAGAAAGTGAATCTTGGGCACTCGCCATTCCAGCACTGGAAGCGCGCTTTGGTGAAATTGTTAGCAACTTAAGTGGATTAAGCGATTTCCGTTTATTCCGTATCGAGCCACAAAAAGGCCGCTATGTGAGAGGCTTCGGTAAAGCCTATACAGTGAATGGCAATGACGATATTGATTTCGTACATCTTGAGCAAGGCCATAAGCAGATAAAAGAAGAAGTTAACGCTTAA
- the hutX gene encoding heme utilization cystosolic carrier protein HutX has protein sequence MQENTNRDAIHQLMADKPRLRSIEIALELNCTELQVIHALPEQEVKLLPAEQAQRLLSDIADWGKVTCIIEVSGFVFEVKAPLPKGKNAYGYYNLSHESDGLQGHLKLDNLSTIALLTRKVRGKLSYYVQFFDHAGNSVFKIYLGRNQDGDVNPEQIVRFNALSTQAVSDEKIAIVAN, from the coding sequence ATGCAAGAGAACACCAACCGAGATGCAATCCATCAGTTAATGGCAGACAAGCCACGATTAAGAAGCATTGAAATTGCCCTTGAGCTTAATTGCACGGAGCTGCAGGTTATTCATGCACTGCCAGAGCAAGAAGTTAAGTTACTACCTGCAGAACAAGCGCAGCGCTTATTAAGCGATATTGCAGACTGGGGAAAAGTGACGTGTATTATTGAAGTATCTGGTTTTGTTTTTGAAGTGAAAGCACCTTTACCAAAAGGCAAAAATGCTTACGGTTATTACAATCTATCTCATGAAAGTGACGGCCTGCAAGGTCACCTTAAACTCGATAACCTCTCAACGATTGCCTTACTTACCCGTAAAGTACGCGGTAAATTAAGTTACTACGTGCAGTTCTTCGATCATGCCGGTAACAGCGTATTTAAAATTTACCTCGGACGAAATCAAGATGGTGACGTCAATCCAGAACAAATAGTACGTTTTAACGCGCTATCAACCCAGGCCGTCAGCGACGAAAAAATTGCGATAGTAGCTAATTAA
- a CDS encoding heme/hemin ABC transporter substrate-binding protein, with protein MNRVLVSACCLLLSFTSMAEDRIISAGAGVTELLIALDKQDDLVAVDVTSRYPAVAKLPVVGYHRQLSAEGLLSLAPDILIGSSEMGPQSTLDLLSQSGVDVMVLPTETTTENLLDTITLLGNKLDRKSQATQLISQLDRDITTLEENNLKIKHTKKMLFLLLNDKGTYTAAGSNTTAHSVMTLAGAANPAAELNSYQALSAEAFLAMAPDSILVSGRHWQKYQDIDTLIAAMPLLAETPAGRNKAIYVIDGSALIGGLGLNSIEQAKQLQGKLYPNLSTTLDLN; from the coding sequence ATGAATAGGGTTTTGGTTAGCGCTTGTTGTTTATTATTGTCATTTACGAGTATGGCTGAAGATCGCATTATTAGTGCTGGTGCGGGTGTGACTGAGTTACTCATCGCGTTAGACAAGCAAGATGATTTGGTTGCGGTTGATGTAACCAGTCGTTACCCGGCTGTGGCGAAATTACCAGTGGTTGGTTATCACCGTCAATTATCAGCGGAAGGGTTATTATCATTAGCACCTGACATACTGATCGGCAGTAGTGAAATGGGACCACAGTCGACGCTTGATCTATTATCGCAAAGTGGTGTTGATGTTATGGTGTTACCGACAGAAACAACAACAGAAAACCTACTCGATACTATTACCTTATTGGGTAATAAATTAGATAGAAAATCACAAGCGACACAATTAATTTCGCAATTAGACCGCGATATAACGACGCTGGAAGAAAATAATCTGAAAATTAAGCACACGAAGAAAATGTTATTTTTATTGCTTAATGATAAAGGCACTTACACTGCAGCAGGGAGTAATACGACTGCACATTCGGTGATGACATTGGCTGGCGCAGCTAACCCTGCGGCGGAACTTAATTCTTATCAAGCATTATCTGCTGAAGCCTTTTTGGCTATGGCGCCTGACAGTATTTTAGTCAGTGGTCGTCACTGGCAGAAATATCAAGATATCGATACTTTAATTGCGGCTATGCCGTTATTAGCAGAGACTCCCGCAGGCCGTAATAAAGCCATTTATGTTATCGATGGCAGTGCATTAATCGGTGGGTTAGGGTTAAACAGCATCGAGCAAGCAAAGCAATTACAGGGTAAGTTATACCCGAATTTATCTACAACTTTAGATCTAAATTAA
- a CDS encoding FecCD family ABC transporter permease, whose protein sequence is MFVNSRWPLLLPGFVLLSLASMVVLSVSVGPMAISFADSIKALLVDWVNWQAPVSAQNAIVISNIRLPRTLLCLSIGGILGLTGAVMQGVFRNPLADPGIIGVSSGAALGAGLGIVIFADLMVDLPDWLQLSTVSFFAFTFALAVCLLVYKLGTSSQGSSVVVMLLAGVAISAIAGAGMGMLTYIADDQSLRDLSLWQMGSMAGSNWISIIISSITLVFLLVVFMSSAKALNILLLGDAEAVHLGIDTVRLKRRLIFCCAIGLGVAVSIAGMIGFIGLIIPHLVRLLVGPSHQRLLPLSAMLGALLLLLADIIARTVMAPSEVPVGIITALLGSPFFIILLLQQRAKLGI, encoded by the coding sequence ATGTTTGTTAATAGCCGCTGGCCATTACTTTTACCTGGTTTTGTTTTATTGAGTCTTGCCTCTATGGTTGTGCTGTCTGTTTCTGTTGGGCCGATGGCAATCTCGTTTGCTGATAGTATCAAGGCATTATTAGTTGACTGGGTTAACTGGCAAGCCCCTGTGAGTGCTCAAAATGCTATTGTAATCAGTAATATTCGTTTACCTAGGACACTACTTTGCTTGTCTATCGGTGGCATCTTGGGATTAACTGGCGCGGTGATGCAAGGGGTATTTCGTAACCCGTTAGCCGACCCCGGTATTATCGGTGTCAGCAGTGGTGCGGCGCTGGGTGCTGGACTTGGCATCGTCATTTTTGCTGATTTAATGGTGGATTTGCCGGATTGGTTACAGCTGAGTACCGTTTCTTTTTTTGCATTTACCTTTGCCTTAGCGGTGTGTTTATTGGTCTATAAACTCGGCACCAGCAGTCAAGGCAGTTCAGTGGTGGTCATGCTGCTTGCTGGTGTTGCTATTAGTGCTATCGCGGGCGCGGGAATGGGGATGTTAACGTATATTGCCGATGATCAAAGTCTGCGTGATTTGAGCTTATGGCAGATGGGTTCTATGGCGGGGAGTAATTGGATTAGTATTATCATTAGCAGTATTACCTTGGTATTTTTGTTGGTGGTATTTATGTCATCCGCAAAAGCATTGAATATTCTATTGTTGGGTGATGCTGAAGCGGTACACCTTGGTATAGATACTGTCAGGTTAAAACGTCGTTTAATTTTTTGCTGTGCGATTGGACTCGGTGTCGCAGTTTCGATTGCCGGGATGATCGGGTTTATTGGACTGATTATTCCGCATTTGGTACGTTTGCTTGTCGGTCCGAGCCATCAGCGCTTATTGCCATTATCTGCCATGCTAGGTGCATTGTTATTGTTACTTGCTGATATTATCGCGCGTACGGTAATGGCGCCAAGTGAAGTACCTGTCGGAATTATCACGGCATTATTAGGCAGTCCGTTCTTTATTATTTTATTGCTCCAACAACGTGCGAAGTTAGGGATATAG
- a CDS encoding heme ABC transporter ATP-binding protein yields the protein MLNVITPALHCQQLNYSIAGKCIFNDLNLTLDEGEFLAVLGPNGAGKSSLFKAITGELKPTSGTIFLNGEMRHQINMSEIAKTLAVLPQSASLSFAFQVIDVVLMGGLQADCGQAKVHVLAETILREQEIEHLKTRAYPTLSGGEKQRVHFARVLLQLAVGNKNKPQVLLLDEPTAALDINYQHQLLNSAKHLAQTGVAVIAVLHDLNLAAKYADRIILLKEGTICANGSARHVVTTDNIRDVYGYESTVINNAEFSHPIVM from the coding sequence ATGTTAAACGTAATAACACCTGCACTGCATTGTCAGCAGTTAAATTATAGTATTGCTGGTAAATGTATTTTTAATGATCTCAATTTGACCTTAGATGAAGGCGAGTTTTTGGCTGTTCTAGGCCCTAATGGAGCAGGTAAAAGTTCATTATTTAAAGCGATCACGGGTGAATTAAAACCCACTTCAGGGACGATATTTTTAAACGGTGAAATGCGTCATCAAATAAACATGAGTGAGATCGCGAAGACGCTTGCAGTATTACCGCAAAGCGCGAGTTTAAGCTTTGCATTTCAAGTGATTGATGTTGTGCTGATGGGCGGTTTACAAGCTGACTGCGGCCAAGCTAAAGTACACGTTCTTGCCGAGACGATCTTACGTGAACAAGAAATAGAGCATTTAAAAACCCGTGCTTATCCAACGTTATCGGGTGGTGAGAAACAACGTGTACACTTTGCGCGAGTGTTGTTGCAACTCGCGGTCGGTAATAAGAATAAGCCGCAAGTATTATTATTGGATGAACCCACGGCTGCCCTTGATATTAACTATCAACATCAACTATTAAACAGTGCTAAACATTTAGCGCAAACGGGGGTTGCGGTTATTGCGGTATTACATGATCTTAATCTTGCGGCTAAATATGCAGATCGGATCATCTTATTGAAAGAAGGTACTATCTGCGCCAATGGTAGTGCTAGGCATGTGGTGACCACTGACAATATTCGGGATGTTTATGGTTATGAAAGCACAGTGATTAACAATGCTGAGTTTTCGCATCCAATCGTGATGTAA
- a CDS encoding threonine/serine ThrE exporter family protein — MDPNIASQQMAHTNIVNQQGMSRDEQAAITRVIARAGQLLQAYNAESRIIEQTTERLGIAFGLDSVEIALTSKAIILTSRFNDHCVTTTRTMKAHGIDMGIVCEVQRICILAEKQIYGLEQIKLRLDNLAVPKYNPAIVAFFVALSCACFSHLFGGDSLVFIMTWFTSFVAMRIRQWLTQLHHNLLTVFFITAFIATFIGSFAVGFGWGNAPELVMVTSVLQLVPGFPLINAVSDMVKGHVTIGMARWMTATLLTLASTLGIVLAMQLAQLGGWL; from the coding sequence ATGGATCCCAACATAGCGAGTCAGCAAATGGCTCATACTAACATAGTCAATCAACAGGGCATGAGTCGTGATGAGCAAGCCGCGATCACCCGCGTTATTGCTCGAGCAGGACAGTTATTACAGGCGTATAATGCAGAAAGCAGAATTATAGAACAAACAACGGAACGCCTTGGTATTGCGTTTGGTTTAGACAGCGTTGAAATAGCGCTGACCTCCAAAGCCATCATCTTAACCTCTCGATTCAATGACCACTGCGTGACAACAACACGGACGATGAAAGCGCATGGCATTGATATGGGGATCGTTTGTGAAGTGCAACGTATTTGTATTCTTGCAGAAAAGCAGATTTATGGTCTCGAGCAGATAAAATTACGCTTGGATAATTTAGCTGTTCCCAAGTACAACCCCGCTATCGTGGCATTTTTTGTTGCCTTATCCTGCGCTTGCTTTAGCCATTTATTTGGTGGTGATAGCCTTGTTTTTATTATGACTTGGTTCACGAGCTTTGTGGCAATGCGTATCCGCCAATGGCTAACTCAATTACACCATAATTTACTGACGGTATTTTTTATTACGGCATTTATCGCGACCTTCATTGGTAGCTTTGCTGTTGGCTTTGGTTGGGGTAATGCACCAGAATTGGTGATGGTCACTAGCGTATTGCAACTTGTGCCTGGTTTTCCACTTATAAATGCGGTCTCGGATATGGTAAAAGGACATGTGACTATCGGTATGGCTAGGTGGATGACGGCGACTTTACTTACTCTCGCGTCTACCCTTGGTATCGTGCTTGCAATGCAGTTAGCACAACTGGGGGGCTGGTTATGA
- a CDS encoding threonine/serine exporter family protein, producing MSELLLMLVNDALFAGIAAFGFALLFNVPRQALLACVLFAASAHAVRSLLLHINVPIEWASFIAATLLGLATVPWSRKVLIPRPVVTVAAIIPMIPGVYAYKTMTGLMTLHHQGYSIALQQQVVENGLLTLFILTGLSFGLAIAPVLVYRNKPIV from the coding sequence ATGAGTGAACTACTATTGATGCTGGTGAATGATGCCTTGTTCGCCGGTATTGCCGCATTTGGCTTTGCCTTGTTATTTAATGTCCCCCGCCAAGCGTTGCTCGCTTGTGTATTATTTGCTGCCAGTGCTCACGCCGTTAGATCGCTACTATTACACATTAATGTCCCCATTGAATGGGCGTCATTTATTGCTGCAACTTTATTAGGGTTAGCTACAGTACCTTGGTCGCGAAAAGTATTGATCCCACGACCTGTGGTGACGGTAGCTGCAATTATCCCTATGATCCCAGGAGTGTATGCGTATAAAACAATGACAGGCTTGATGACGTTGCATCATCAAGGTTACAGTATCGCATTGCAGCAGCAAGTCGTTGAAAATGGCTTATTGACCCTCTTTATTTTGACAGGCTTAAGCTTTGGTCTGGCGATCGCGCCTGTGCTGGTGTACCGTAACAAGCCTATTGTTTGA
- the folA gene encoding type 3 dihydrofolate reductase, giving the protein MIVSMIAALANNRVIGLDNKMPWHLPAELQLFKRATLGKPIVMGRNTFESIGRPLPGRLNIVLSRQRDYVAEGVTVVATLEDAIVAAGDVEELMIIGGATIYSQCLAAADRLYLTHIELTTAGDTWFPDYEQYNWQEIEQEYFVADDNNPHDYRFSLLERVK; this is encoded by the coding sequence GTGATTGTTTCCATGATTGCCGCGCTGGCAAATAACCGCGTGATTGGTTTAGATAATAAAATGCCGTGGCATTTACCTGCTGAATTACAATTATTTAAACGTGCGACGCTAGGTAAGCCTATCGTCATGGGACGTAATACCTTTGAATCTATTGGTCGTCCATTGCCGGGTCGTTTAAACATAGTGTTAAGTCGACAGCGTGATTATGTGGCAGAAGGGGTGACGGTTGTCGCTACACTCGAAGACGCTATTGTGGCCGCTGGTGATGTTGAAGAATTGATGATTATCGGTGGTGCAACAATTTACAGTCAGTGCTTAGCCGCGGCTGATCGTTTGTATCTGACTCATATTGAATTAACGACAGCAGGGGATACTTGGTTCCCTGACTATGAGCAATATAATTGGCAAGAAATAGAACAAGAATACTTTGTGGCAGATGATAATAACCCGCATGACTATCGCTTTAGTTTACTTGAACGAGTGAAGTAG
- the putP gene encoding sodium/proline symporter PutP encodes MIENNFIITATFLVYLAVMLGIGVYAYRQTKSSTDYFLGGRNLGPWPAALSAGASDMSGWLLLGLPGYAYAAGMEAIWLAGGLLIGTWLNWLICAKRLRTYSIVTKSITLPEFLSRRFKDNSKAIQICSAFFILMFFLFYTSSGLVAGGKLFETVFGLDYQIAVVLGTVCVVSYTLFGGFLAVSWTDLVQGLLMSAALLVVPLSAMDGSFSDLASAMTDINPELLTIWQNSKGEDLSAIAIISLAAWGLGYFGQPHILARFKATRSNKDLVKARRIAVVWTSLSMFGAMLVGLVGLVYTNTNNITIADAETIFMLLVNSIFHPVIAGILLAAILAAIMSTADSQLLVSSSALAEDFYKQLIRPQATSEELVTVGRFGVVGLSIIALLLALNPDSSVLGLVSYAWAGFGAAFGPALIISLYWRGMTRNGALAGIIIGAVTVVVWKQLSGGIFDLYEIVPGIIFASLAIIIISLIGKQDDYSIQKEYDEYESALDTMD; translated from the coding sequence ATGATTGAAAACAATTTCATTATTACAGCTACATTCCTTGTTTACCTTGCCGTTATGCTTGGTATCGGTGTGTATGCTTATCGACAAACCAAAAGTTCAACTGACTACTTTTTAGGTGGTCGTAATTTAGGCCCTTGGCCAGCAGCATTATCTGCCGGTGCCTCTGATATGAGTGGTTGGTTACTACTTGGTTTACCTGGTTATGCCTATGCAGCTGGTATGGAAGCAATTTGGTTAGCAGGTGGCTTATTAATTGGTACTTGGCTGAACTGGTTGATCTGTGCAAAACGTTTACGTACGTACAGCATAGTAACCAAGTCAATTACGCTACCAGAATTCCTATCTCGTCGTTTTAAAGACAACTCAAAGGCAATTCAAATTTGTTCTGCATTCTTTATCCTGATGTTCTTCTTGTTCTATACAAGCTCAGGTTTAGTGGCTGGCGGTAAATTATTTGAAACAGTATTTGGTCTTGATTACCAAATTGCAGTCGTACTTGGTACTGTTTGTGTGGTTTCTTATACCTTATTCGGTGGCTTCCTTGCGGTATCTTGGACTGATTTAGTACAAGGCTTATTGATGTCAGCCGCGCTATTAGTCGTGCCACTAAGCGCAATGGACGGTAGCTTTAGCGATCTTGCATCAGCAATGACTGATATTAATCCAGAACTACTTACCATCTGGCAGAATAGTAAAGGTGAAGACCTGAGTGCCATTGCCATTATCTCATTAGCAGCTTGGGGTTTAGGCTATTTTGGTCAGCCACACATTCTGGCTCGTTTCAAAGCTACACGTAGCAATAAAGATCTTGTTAAAGCACGTCGCATTGCCGTTGTTTGGACTTCATTATCTATGTTTGGTGCGATGTTAGTGGGTCTCGTGGGTCTCGTTTACACGAATACCAACAACATCACAATTGCTGATGCAGAAACTATCTTCATGTTATTAGTAAACAGCATATTCCACCCTGTTATTGCGGGTATTTTACTTGCAGCTATCTTAGCGGCAATCATGAGTACTGCGGATTCACAGCTACTTGTATCATCATCTGCACTAGCAGAAGATTTCTACAAACAGTTAATTCGTCCACAAGCGACAAGCGAAGAACTGGTTACTGTTGGTCGTTTTGGCGTAGTCGGTCTGTCTATCATTGCATTGCTACTTGCACTTAACCCTGATAGCTCAGTACTTGGTTTAGTATCATATGCATGGGCTGGTTTCGGTGCTGCATTTGGTCCTGCGCTTATCATCTCGCTATACTGGCGTGGCATGACGCGTAATGGTGCTCTTGCCGGTATTATTATTGGTGCGGTAACTGTCGTGGTATGGAAGCAACTGAGTGGTGGTATTTTCGATTTATATGAAATCGTACCAGGTATCATCTTTGCTTCATTAGCGATTATTATCATCTCACTGATTGGTAAGCAAGACGATTACAGTATCCAAAAAGAGTACGACGAATACGAGTCTGCTTTAGATACGATGGATTAA
- a CDS encoding symmetrical bis(5'-nucleosyl)-tetraphosphatase translates to MATYFVGDIQGCFDDLQDLLQQANFNPQCDQLWLTGDLVARGPKSLETLRFVKGLGTAAITVLGNHDLHLLAIDAGLAKLNPKDKTQSIFNAEDKDELLLWLRQQPLLAYHEDFNIIMVHAGISPQWTQHQAALYAEEVNAQLRGDDYQILLAHMYGAHPDYWQGELQGFDRLRFIINAFTRMRFCAPSGQLEFHNKHSPAENDNAQHIPWYEVAGSHLDGAHVIFGHWAALEGHCSHKNATTLDTGCVWGNSLTMLRWEDKAVFSVSCPIHAT, encoded by the coding sequence ATGGCAACGTATTTTGTTGGTGATATCCAAGGTTGTTTCGACGATCTACAAGATCTGCTACAGCAAGCCAATTTTAATCCACAATGTGATCAACTTTGGTTAACCGGCGATCTGGTCGCTCGTGGACCAAAATCATTAGAAACACTGCGTTTTGTTAAAGGTCTTGGCACTGCGGCGATCACAGTACTGGGGAACCATGACTTACATCTGCTCGCTATTGATGCCGGGTTAGCAAAGCTAAACCCTAAGGATAAGACACAATCAATATTTAACGCAGAAGATAAAGATGAACTATTATTGTGGCTACGCCAACAGCCGCTCCTCGCCTACCATGAAGATTTTAATATTATCATGGTACATGCAGGTATAAGCCCACAATGGACCCAACACCAAGCTGCACTCTATGCTGAAGAGGTTAATGCGCAATTACGTGGTGATGATTACCAAATCTTATTGGCACATATGTACGGTGCTCATCCGGACTATTGGCAAGGCGAATTACAAGGCTTTGACCGTTTGCGTTTTATTATTAATGCGTTTACTCGGATGCGCTTTTGCGCCCCAAGCGGCCAACTGGAGTTCCATAACAAACACTCACCAGCAGAAAATGACAATGCACAACATATCCCTTGGTACGAAGTCGCTGGCTCACACCTTGATGGTGCCCATGTTATTTTTGGCCACTGGGCAGCATTAGAAGGTCATTGCAGTCATAAAAATGCCACGACACTTGATACTGGCTGCGTTTGGGGAAATAGCCTAACCATGTTGCGATGGGAAGATAAAGCAGTTTTTTCAGTTAGCTGCCCTATTCATGCAACATAA
- a CDS encoding Co(2+)/Mg(2+) efflux protein ApaG, whose amino-acid sequence MVTIANSFTLTIDTEYVEEVSVPTQHRYFFAYTITITNPLSQPVSLSTIQLLLTDGDGTVSELHNPFQDNDYVIPSLQDFCYSNDIITHSPLSIVQGKIELQLNASELVVVAIEPFRLVTPNLLH is encoded by the coding sequence ATGGTCACTATAGCGAATTCATTCACGCTTACCATTGATACCGAATATGTCGAAGAAGTATCTGTGCCAACACAACATAGGTACTTCTTTGCTTATACAATTACTATCACCAATCCACTAAGTCAGCCTGTTAGCTTATCTACCATCCAATTATTACTCACCGACGGCGACGGCACAGTCAGCGAATTACACAATCCTTTTCAAGATAATGATTATGTTATCCCTTCACTGCAAGATTTTTGTTATAGCAATGATATAATTACCCATTCTCCATTGAGTATCGTTCAAGGTAAGATCGAACTACAACTCAATGCAAGTGAATTAGTGGTCGTTGCTATCGAACCATTTAGATTGGTCACGCCAAATCTATTGCACTGA